A single window of Nicotiana sylvestris chromosome 3, ASM39365v2, whole genome shotgun sequence DNA harbors:
- the LOC104224162 gene encoding uncharacterized protein has protein sequence MPKYTRYLRDIVANKRRHMEFETFSLTEECSARVQSKLPPKLKDHGCFTIPMSLGKQKVGRALSDLGASINLMSSSLFKQLGLGVLRPTTITLQLTDTSLVMPEGIIEDVEGKLKMRVGNEEITFNVYKALKLPKHYQDLCMITTVELKGIEQSPDVNYSDSDRTTELDEVVLQGQCVRMIEKRARDEKGDLLRECKKASLNGR, from the exons ATGCCTAAGTATACAAGGTATCTCAGAGATATTGTGGCAAACAAGCGAAGACATATGGAGTTTGAAACATTTTCACTTACTGAAGAGTGTAGTGCTAGAGTTCAAAGTAAActccctcctaagttgaaggatcatGGGTGTTTCACAATTCCCATGTCTCTTGGAAAACAAAAAGTTGGTAGAGCCCTGTCTGATTTAGGGGCTAGTATAAATTTGATGTCATCCTCTTTGTTCAAGCAACTCGGATTGGGGGTGCTTAGACCTACTACAATCACTTTACAGTTGACAGATACGTCACTTGTTATGCCAGAAGGAATTATTGAGGATGT GGAAGGAAAGTTGAAGATGAGAGTTGGTAATGAGGAAATTACTTTTAATGTGTACAAGGCACTTAAGCTCCCTAAGCATTATCAGGACTTGTGCATGATTACTACGGTAGAACTGAAGGGAATAGAGCAGAGTCCTGATGTGAATTATAGTGATTCGGATAGGACGACTGAGTTGGATGAGGTGGTGTTGCAAGGTCAGTGTGTAAGGATGATTGAGAAAAGAGCTAGAGATGAAAAAGGAGATCTTCTGAGAGAGTGTAAAAAGGCTAGTCTTAATGGGAGATAG